The following proteins are co-located in the Vigna angularis cultivar LongXiaoDou No.4 chromosome 2, ASM1680809v1, whole genome shotgun sequence genome:
- the LOC108327798 gene encoding vacuolar protein sorting-associated protein 55 homolog isoform X2 has product MFSASILLQILACAIYNNWWPMLSALMYVLVPMPCLFFGGGSTQFLMSRDGGGWIDAAKFLTGASAVGSIAIPIILKHAHMIETGAMLIELVSFFIFICTVLCFHQANLDDDW; this is encoded by the exons ATGTTTTCAGCTAGCATTTTGCTTCAGATTCTG GCATGTGCAATATATAACAATTGGTGGCCCATGTTATCAG CTCTGATGTATGTGCTTGTACCTATGCCTTGCTTATTCTTTGGAGGTGGATCCACTCAATTTCTAATGAGCCGTGATGGTGGGGG TTGGATAGATGCTGCAAAATTTTTGACTGGAGCATCAGCCGTTGGGAGCATAGCCATTCCTATAATCCTCAAGCATGCACATATGATTGAGACAGGCGCGATGCTCATTGAGCTTGTATCGTTCTTCATATTTATATGCACTGTTTTATGTTTCCACCAAGCCAACCTTGATGATGATTGGTAA
- the LOC108328356 gene encoding WD repeat-containing protein LWD2, whose translation MDSVEVNFSIQSHTEAKQGVHTYAAQWPISSLAWSMRRDKSPRLAIGSYLEDYTNKVELVHFNNDTFNFTTDPRLVFDHPYAPTNIMFFPSEDDTNPDLIATSGDNLRLWEIHEDHIQLKSPLIGNKVSDHSAITSFDWAVFDTRLIATSSVDTTCTIWDIEREVMKAQLVAHDKEVYDISWGGFNVFASVSGDGSVRVFDLRDKEKSTIIYENPVQDCPLLRLEWNKSDPRFMATVGLDSNKVVILDIRLPTTPFMELSKHRTCVNAMSWSPDFGRHLCSVGDDARAFIWDVMDSRFPSRNGCEVEPVMWYGSPAEINQVRWSPMQVDWIALAFFNNLQLLKV comes from the coding sequence ATGGATTCCGTTGAAGTCAACTTCAGCATTCAAAGCCACACAGAGGCAAAACAAGGCGTTCACACATATGCTGCTCAGTGGCCAATTTCCTCTCTGGCATGGTCGATGCGTCGTGACAAAAGCCCTCGCCTTGCCATTGGCAGTTACTTGGAAGATTACACCAACAAGGTCGAGCTTGTCCACTTCAACAACGACACCTTCAATTTCACCACCGATCCTCGTCTGGTGTTTGACCACCCTTATGCACCCACAAACATCATGTTCTTTCCCTCCGAGGATGACACCAATCCAGACCTCATTGCCACCTCAGGCGACAACCTCAGATTGTGGGAAATCCACGAAGACCACATTCAACTGAAGTCCCCGCTAATTGGTAACAAAGTCAGCGATCACTCGGCAATTACCTCGTTTGATTGGGCAGTGTTTGACACTCGTCTTATAGCCACTTCTAGTGTGGACACCACATGCACCATCTGGGACATTGAGAGGGAAGTCATGAAGGCACAGCTAGTGGCACACGACAAAGAAGTGTACGACATTTCATGGGGTGGGTTCAATGTGTTTGCTTCCGTGTCAGGAGATGGTTCTGTGAGGGTGTTTGACTTAAGAGACAAGGAGAAATCTACCATAATTTATGAAAATCCTGTGCAGGATTGTCCCTTACTGCGATTAGAATGGAACAAAAGTGATCCAAGATTTATGGCGACAGTGGGATTGGACAGCAACAAGGTGGTGATATTGGATATCAGGCTTCCGACCACACCGTTTATGGAGTTGAGTAAACATCGAACATGTGTTAATGCGATGTCATGGTCCCCAGATTTTGGACGACATTTGTGTTCTGTTGGCGATGATGCAAGGGCCTTCATCTGGGACGTTATGGACTCAAGGTTTCCATCAAGGAATGGTTGTGAAGTGGAGCCAGTGATGTGGTACGGATCTCCGGCTGAAATCAATCAGGTCCGTTGGTCCCCAATGCAGGTCGATTGGATTGCGCTTGCTTTCTTCAACAACTTACAACTACTCAAAGTgtag
- the LOC108327798 gene encoding vacuolar protein sorting-associated protein 55 homolog isoform X3 encodes MACAIYNNWWPMLSALMYVLVPMPCLFFGGGSTQFLMSRDGGGWIDAAKFLTGASAVGSIAIPIILKHAHMIETGAMLIELVSFFIFICTVLCFHQANLDDDW; translated from the exons ATG GCATGTGCAATATATAACAATTGGTGGCCCATGTTATCAG CTCTGATGTATGTGCTTGTACCTATGCCTTGCTTATTCTTTGGAGGTGGATCCACTCAATTTCTAATGAGCCGTGATGGTGGGGG TTGGATAGATGCTGCAAAATTTTTGACTGGAGCATCAGCCGTTGGGAGCATAGCCATTCCTATAATCCTCAAGCATGCACATATGATTGAGACAGGCGCGATGCTCATTGAGCTTGTATCGTTCTTCATATTTATATGCACTGTTTTATGTTTCCACCAAGCCAACCTTGATGATGATTGGTAA
- the LOC108327798 gene encoding vacuolar protein sorting-associated protein 55 homolog isoform X1, whose product MFLLLLFFYFSIYILNYVTDSFLHLMRINGCSGTVIVFSVLAGLAFMFSASILLQILACAIYNNWWPMLSALMYVLVPMPCLFFGGGSTQFLMSRDGGGWIDAAKFLTGASAVGSIAIPIILKHAHMIETGAMLIELVSFFIFICTVLCFHQANLDDDW is encoded by the exons atgttccttcttcttttatttttttatttctcaatttatattttaaattatgttactGACTCTTTCCTGCATCTGATGCGAATAAATGGGTGTTCTGGGACTGTTATCGTCTTTTCAGT CCTTGCTGGGTTGGCTTTTATGTTTTCAGCTAGCATTTTGCTTCAGATTCTG GCATGTGCAATATATAACAATTGGTGGCCCATGTTATCAG CTCTGATGTATGTGCTTGTACCTATGCCTTGCTTATTCTTTGGAGGTGGATCCACTCAATTTCTAATGAGCCGTGATGGTGGGGG TTGGATAGATGCTGCAAAATTTTTGACTGGAGCATCAGCCGTTGGGAGCATAGCCATTCCTATAATCCTCAAGCATGCACATATGATTGAGACAGGCGCGATGCTCATTGAGCTTGTATCGTTCTTCATATTTATATGCACTGTTTTATGTTTCCACCAAGCCAACCTTGATGATGATTGGTAA